The Sphaerisporangium siamense genome includes the window ACCGCCCGCGACGCGCGGCTGCTGATCCAGATGACCGGACGGGTCAACGGGGTGATCGACGTGGTCGACGCGCTGCGCCACGGCCCGGCCGGCCTGCCGCGCGCCCGGGGGACGGAGGCGTCATGAACCTCGACCGGCTGACGGCCGCCGACGTGATGAGCCGGGTCCTGGTCGCCGTCGGACCGGAGGAGTCGCCGCTGATCGCCTGGGAGATCATGCGCCGGGGAGGCGTCCACCACCTGCCCGTGATCGACGACCGGCTGCGGCTGCACGGCGTGCTCACCCGCGAGCAGGTCGCCGCGAACTGGTCGGGAGGCCCGGCCGTGCAGTCCGCCGGCCAGGTGAGTCACCTGCTGGCCGGGCGGGCGTGCCCGCACGTGTCCCCCTCCACCCCCGTGCCGGTGATCGCCGCCGCCATGGTGGACCACGGCGTCGACGTACTTCCCGTGATCGGCCGGTCGGAGACGCTGGAAGGGCTGGTCACAGCCACCGACGTGCTCCGCGCGGTCGCGGGGCGCCCCGGCCCGGCACCCACCCACACCGACATCGCCACGGGGCTGTTCCGGCTGGAACCCATCGTCCCGCCGCGCCGCGACGACCCTCCGGCGGCCACCTGAGGCGAAGTGATTACCCGTCCGTCGCCAACACAGGGTGGTGATCGTGTTACTTGTAGTGACTAGTCATGAATGCCGAGGACCGGTCGCGAAGAGAGCCACGCTGGACGGCGTGGCTCTGCGTGCTGGTCGGCGTCATCACGGTCGCCCACCTGTGGACGCACGTCACCGCCCCGCACCAGCACGGCTTCCAGCTCGGCGCGCTGGTGATGGACTCCTGCCCCGACCACCCCGCGCACGACCACCACGACGAGTCCGCCCATCCCGAGGTGTTCCTCCTGCCCGCCTGGGGCTGCGCGGTCCCGGCGCAGGCGCCGGTCGCGCTCGCCGTCCCCGGCGCCACCCCGGCGCCCGTCGCCGCCGCCCCGCGGGAGCGGCCGCGCCGCGCCCCGCCGCGCTGTCACCGTGAGAGGGCCGCGCTGACCCACACGCTTGAGATCTGCCGTCGCTGACGGCCGGCGAGCCGCTGTCCGGACCGGACACCGGGCTCGCTCGCCGTGCCGATCACCCAGCGACGCCGGCGCCGACCGCGCCGGAGAGAGCGTGCGTCACCATGTCGACCCTTTCACCCGTCATCGCCTCCCCCGCCGTCGCCCAGTTGGTGGGCAACACCCCCGTCCGCCGTATCTCCGCACCCTTCACCCCCGCGGGCCGGGGCTTCTGGGCCAAGCTCGAAGGGGCCAACCCCGGCGGCGTCAAGGACCGCGCCGCCCGGCACATCATCGAGCGCGCGCGGGCGCGCGGCGACCTGGCGCCCGGCGCGACGATCGTCGAGTCCACGTCCGGCACGTTCGGGCTGGGCCTCGCGCTGGCCGCGATCACGCACGGCCATCCCCTCACCGTGGTCACCGACCCCGGCATGGAGGCGATCGTGGCGCGCCTTTTGACCGCGTACGGCGCCCGCGTGGACACCGTGACCACCCCGCACCCGGCCGGGGGCTGGCAGCGGGCCCGGCTGGACCGGGTACGCGAGGTGCTCACCGCCGACCCCGGCGCCTACTGCCCGAGTCAGTACGACAACCCCGACATCGTCGACGCCTACGCCGGCCTGGCGGGCGAGCTGGCCGACCAGGTCGGCCGCGTCGACGTCCTGGTGTGCAGTGTGGGCACCGGAGGCCACTCGGCCGGCATCGCCAAGGTGCTCCGCGGCCGGTATCCGGACATGAGGCTGATCGGCGTCGACTCGATCGGCTCCGCGATCTTCGGGCAGCCGGCCAGGCCGCGGCTCATGCGCGGCCTGGGCAGCAGCATCCACCCGCGCAACGTCGCCCACCCCTGGTTCGACGAGGTCCACTGGGTCGCCCCGCACGAGGCGGTGTGGGCCTGCCGGACGCTGGCCGCCACGCACTACACCACCGGGGGCTGGAGCGTCGGCGCCGTCACCGTCGTCGCCGCCTGGTGCGCCCGCACCCTGCCCGCCGGCACCCGGATCGTCACGGTGTTCCCCGACGGCCCCGCCCGCTACTACACCACCGTCTTCGACGACGCCTACTGCGCGGCCCACGACCTGCTCGGCCGGCCTCCCGCCGAGGAGCCCGACGAGATCCGGCATCCCGGACAGGCCGAGGTGACGCGCTGGACCCGCTACGCCATGGCGAACCGCTGATGTGGCGGCGTTTCACCGCGTTCGACCGCGGCGTGCGGCTGCTCATGCTCAACCAGCTCACGATCAACATCGGCTTCTACATGCTCATGCCCTACCTCGCCGGGCACCTGTCGGCGGGGCTCGGCATGGCGGCCTGGGCGGTCGCACTGGTGCTCGGCGTGCGCAACCTGTCCCAGCAGGGCCTGTTCCTGCTGGGCGGCACGCTGGCCGACCGGCTCGGGTACAAGCCCGTGATCGTCGGCGGCTGCCTGCTGCGCACCGCCGGGTTCGCCCTGCTCGGGCTGTCCGACTCGCTGCCGGCGCTGCTGGTGGCGTCGGTCGCCACGGGGTTCGCCGGGGCGCTGTTCAACCCCGCGGTGCGCGCCTACCTGGCCCACGACGCCGGGCCGCGCCGCGTGGAGGCGTTCGCGCTGTTCAACGTGTTCTACCAGGCGGGCATCCTGGCGGGGCCGCTGATCGGGCTGGCGCTGGTGGCGCTGGACTTCCGCCTGGTGTGTCTCGTGGCGGCCACGCTGTTCGCCCTGCTCACCGTCGTGCAGATCCGTGCGCTGCCCCGCTGCGCCGTCCCGCCCGCCTCGCCCGGCGCCGCCACCGGCGTGCTGGCCGCCTGGCGGGGGATGCTGGGCGACCGGCCGTTCGTGCTGTTCTGCGCGGCGATGGCGGGCGCGTACGTGCTGTCGTTCCAGATCTACCTGCTGCTGCCGTTGGCCGCGGGCGGCAGCGGGGCCGTGAGCCTGCTGTTCGTGCTGTCGGCGGCGGTCGCCATCGCGGGCCAGACGCGGATCACCGACTGGGCGCGACGCCGCTGGAGCAACTCCGCGGCGATCACCCGCGGGCTGCTGCTCATGGGGGCGGCGTTCCTGCCGCCCGCGCTGTGCGTCACGCTCTGGCCCCGGTCCACGGTGGCGCAGGTGGCGGCGGTCGTCGTCTGCACGGCCGTGCTGACGCTCGGGACGACGCTGAGCTACCCGTTCGAGATGGACACCATCCTCACCCTGTCACGGGGCAGGATGGTGGCCACGCACTACGGCCTGTACAACACGGTCGCGGGCGTCGGCATCGCGGCGGGGAACCTGCTGGTCGGCGTGCTGATCGACATCGGGTCCCCGGCGCTGCCCTGGCTGGCCCTCGCGGCGCTCGGCGGGGCGTGCGCGCTGGCCGTGCGTCTGTTGCGCGAGGTCCCGCAGGGCGCGCGCGAACAGGTCCACCTCGTCCCGTGACGTGAACAGGGCGGGCGTGACCCGGACGCAGGCGCCCCCGGCCGTCCCGCCGCGCTGGACGGTGAAGACGCGGTGCCGGTCGTACAGGTGCGCGACGATGGCCTGGTTGGCGGCGTCGGAGGTGTGCCCGGTGAGCCGGAACGCGGTGATCGCACCGTACATGTCCGGGTCCTCGGGGGTGAGGATCTCCACGTTCGGCAGGTCCCGCACCTGGTGGACCCAGCGGTCCCTCAGGAAGCGCAGCCGCGCCTGCTTGGCCGCCGCGCCCAGGGCGTCGTGAAAGTCCAGCGCGGCGGGCACGCCGAGCACGGCGGCCACGTCCAGGGTGCCGCTGTGCACCCGCGAGCGGACGTCGCCGGCGGGATAGGTCTCGTCGGCGAAGGCCCGGTCGATGTCGGCCAGGCGATGCGCGCGGATGTGGACGAACCCGGTGCCGAGCGGCGCGCCCATCCACTTGTGCAGCGAGAACCCGGCGAAGTCCGCGCCCAGGTCCGGGACGGCGAAGTCGAGCTGCCCCCACGAGTGGGCGGCGTCCACGATCACGTCCACGCCGGACGCCCGCGCCGTCGCCGCCAGCTCGGCGACCGGCAGGACCAGGCCGGTGCGGTTGTTCATGTGGCTGAGCAGCAGGAGCCGCACCCGGGGGTTGTCGCGCAGCGCCCGGGCGTAGACGTCCACGGCCCGGGTGCGGCTCACCGGCTCGGGGATCACGACGCGCACCACGTCGACGCCCCGGCGCTCGCGCAGCCAGTTCATCGCGTACTGCATGCCGGGGTAGTCGAGGTCGGCGTACATGACCGCGTCGCCGGGCCGCAGCCGCCGGTACCCGGCGATGAGGAGTTGCAGCGCCTCGGTGCCGCCCCGGGTGAGCGCGATCTCCTCCGGCGGGACCCCGGCCGCGGAGGCGACGCGCCGCCGCACCTGCTCGGCCCGCTGCTTGTAGGCGGTGCGCAGCAGGTGGCTGTTGCGCGCGTTCACCAGGTCGACGGCGCGGTGGTAGGCGTGCCGCACCGGCTCGGGCATGATCCCGTAGTAGCCGTTCTCCAGGTTCACGAAGTCGCGGGCCACCCGGTACCGGCGCGCCACGCCCCGCCAGAACCGCTCGTCGGTGGCCAGGTCCTCGGCGCTCACCCCCGAGGGGGCCTCCGGCGGCCCGGCCGCGGCCTCCGCCCGCGCCGGGGTCCGCCCCGGCGGGGCGAGCCCCAGCGAGAGGCCCAGCGTCCCCACGTCCCGCCTGGAGAGGCTCATCGGTCCACGCCACGCGCGTCCGGCGCTCTGAGCTGCCTGTTCGTCACGTGATCACCATTCCCTGCCGCCGTGGCCGCTCAATCTCTCCCTGGCACGCGAGCCGTTTTCCTGGGGCCGCGGCAGTGAGGGCGGCCGCCTTTTGTCATAGACTGAATGGCATTCAGATATTGGGGTGTCAGTGGACCTGTTAGACGTGGTGGGGGCTCGAATGGCGAAGCCGGGTGCGGCGCCGAGAAAGCAGGGGAGATCGTCCCGAGAGGGCGACGACACCGAGGCGGTCATCGATCTCGACGATCCGCGGTTGCAGACCGAGGCCGCGCGCGGCCTCGTCGAGGCGGCGCGTGAACTGTTCGTCAAGAAAGGCTTCTCGGCGACGAGCGTGAGCGACATCACCGAGCGCGCGGGCATGAGCGTGGGGTCGCTGTACTACCACTACGGCAGCAAGACCAACATCTACGTGGCGATCTGGCTGCAGTACCAGCGCAGCCAGGAGGCCCGCGCCCGCGAGACGGTCATCGCGGTGCGCGCCGCGGGGGTCACCAACGGATTGCGGCTGTTCCTGGCCGGCACCCGCGCCTACCTGCTCGGGGCCTGGGAGCACCGGGACGTGGTGCGGCTGGCCGCCGACGGCGACACTCCGCCGGGGTTCGGGCTGCGCACCCGGCGGATCAACCAGGAATGGTTCCGGCAGAATTCCGCGCTGCTGCGCGACAGCGCCAACACCGCTGGGCAGGACGATCCGCTGGCCATCCGGGCGATCGTCGCGATCGTCACCGACGCCATGGGCGGGATCTGCCGGGAAGTGGCCGCCTGCGCCACCCGCGAGGAGGCCGAGGAACTGGTCGCCCGCGCCATCGACGTCTTCGCCCGGCTGGCCAATTCTCCCGTGGACCAGCAATTCCGGCCCGACGTCCGGCCGGCCACGGCGTTCGGCGTCACCGTCCGCGACGACGGCGGCTGGTGACGGCGAATCGGCCGCGCCGGGCCGGCGCGGCCGATTCATCGGGAAATAACTGATCTCCGAGTAATGCCCCGAGTCAGGCGGCGAACGGATCACGGGTGAGGGAAGCGGTCGAACGCCGTCCGGCCCCGGACGGTGATCCGGGGGCGGCTCACCGTCCCGCGGGACCGCTCGCCACGGGCTCGCCCTTGACGGACTTGATCAGGAGCTGGGCGACGTCGACGACTTCCAGGGTTTCCTTGGCCTGGCCGGTGTTCTTCTTCTCGTTGATCGCGTCCCCGAGCATCACCAGGCAGAACGGGCACGCGGTGGACACGGTGTCGGGGTCGGTGGTCAGCGCCTCGTCCACCCGCTCGGTGTTGATCCGCTTGCCGATCCGCTCCTCCATCCACATCCGCGCCCCACCCGCACCACAACAAAACCCCCGCTCCTTGCACCGGTGCATCTCCTGGGTCCGCACCCCCGGCACCGTGGCCATGATGTCGCGCGGCTGCGCGTACACCTTGTTGTGCCGCCCCAGGAAACACGGATCGTGGTAAGTGATCTTCTCCTCGATCGGCGTCACCGGGGTCAGCCTGCCCTGCTCCACCAGATGCGCCAGCAACTGGGTGTGGTGGACGACCTCGAAGTGGCCGCCGAGCTGGGGGTATTCGTTGGCCAGGGTGTTGAAGCAGTGCGGGCACGTCGCCACGATCTTCGTCACCCCGGCCTCGTTCAACGTCTCGATGTTCTGCCGGGCCAGCATGTCGAACACGAACTCCATGCCCAGGCGACGAGCCGGATCCCCGGTGCACGCCTCCATCGGCCCCAGCACCGCGAACCTCACCCCGGCGATGTGCAGCAACTCGGCCACCGCCTTGGTGGTCTTGCGGGCCCGGTCCTCCAGCGCACCGGCGCACCCCACCCAGAACAGGTACTCCACATCGCCGGGCATCTTCTCATCGACCATCTGGACCTCGATGGGGTCCACCTCACGAGAGGCCAGCTCCTCGATCCACTCGGCGCGCTTACCCTCCGGCAGACCCCACGGATTGCCCTTGTTCTCCAGGTTCTTCAACATCACCCCCGCCTCCGAGGGGAAGCTGGACTCGATCATCACCTGGTAACGGCGCATGTCGAGGATGTGATCGATGTGATCGATGTCCACCGGGCACTGCTCCACACACGCGCCACAGTTGGTACACGACCACAACACATCCGGATGGATCACACCCTCCTCGCCCACCAGCGGCTTCTCCAGCAGGGCGAGCACGTCCTGCGGATGGGAGTCCTTCTCCGCGTCGCCCGCGAGCAGGTACGGAGCCACCTGGAACGCGTGGTCGCGCTGGTCGAGGATCAGCATCTTCGGCGACAGCGGCTTGCCGGTGTTCCAGGCGGGGCACTGCGACTGGCACCGCCCGCATTCCGTGCAGGTGTAGAAGTCCAGGAAGCCCTTCCACGTGGTGTCCCCGATCTTGCCGCGGCCGAAGACGTCGGTGTCGGGGTCGGCTTCCTCGAAGTCGAGCACCTTGCCGTTGCTGCGCATCTCGGGCACCGGCCCCAGACCGTCGGGACGGCGCGAGAACAGAACGTTCAGCGGCGCGGTGAAGATGTGCAGGTGCTTGGAGTTCACCACGATGACCAGGAACACCAGCATCACGCCGATATGCAGCAGGAGGCCGATCTCCTCCAGGAGCGTGCTCGTGGGCAGGATCCTCGCGGTGAGCTCGGAGGCGAAGGCGCCCGACTCGTAGGGGAAGTTGCCCGTGTTGATCGAGGCGCCGCGGAACAGGAACAGCGTCCAGATCACGTTGAAGATCATGAAGAGCACGAGCCAGGCCCCGCCGAGGTGCGAGCCGGAGAACCGTGAGCCGCGGCCGAGCCGCTTGGGCGAGTTCTTGACGCGGATCGCGGCGAAGGCGACCAGTCCGGCGAGCGCGGCGACGGCGATGAAGTCCTGGAGGAACCCGAGCACCGGCCAGGTCCCGATGAGCGGGATGTGGAAGTCGGGCTCCCCGGTGATCGCCCCCTGGATCAGCGCGCCGTACGCCTCCAGGTAGACGGTGGCGAGGATGAAGAACGCCCACATCACGAAGAAGTGCGCCGTGCCGGACGGCGTCCACTTCAGCAGCTTCTTCTGGCCGAAGACCTCCACCACCTGGGCTTTGATCTCCGCCCCGACGTTCTCCCTGGCGTACCGCAGGCGTTCGGGGGCGGGCTGGCCGCTGGTGGCGAGCCTGTAGAGGAACGCCACCCGGCGGCCCGCCAGGGCGAGCGCGACGCCGGTCGCGACGAGCCCGATGATCGCAACCCAGAGCACGGGTCCTCCTCAGCGAGGCGACATGGCTGGTGAAACCGCCATCTGAATGTCATTCATCGCCGCATGGAATCCGTGCGGAGCGGGTACCGCGTCACGCCCGGGGCTTCCGATCGGCATTGAAGAAGCTAAACATGCTGCTGAAGGGGTGGTCAACAGTCCCACCGAACGGGATTCAAGTTGCGGGAATGTAACGCCCATGTGTCCGTTGACGCCCTTCTCGGCACCGTGCTAGACATTGCCCTGAATGACATTCAGTCATGTTCCGCCCCTGGTCGCAAGGGGCATGGGAGGTGCTGTAGTGCTCGCTCTACTGAGTGACGAGCAGCAAATGCTCAAAGAGGTGGCCGCCCAGATCGCCGGCTCCGCCGGCCCGTCGAACCCCAGTGACCTGAACACCGTGGACCGCGCCGCGGCCTGGCGGTCGCTCGCGCAGGCCGGGCTGCTGGCGCTGCGGACCCGGGACGACGACGGGCGCCCGGTCGGTTCGGGCGTGGAGGTCGCGGTGGTGGCCGAGGCGCTGGGCGCGGGCCTGGTACCGGTGCCCTACCTCGGATCGGCCGTGCTCGCCACGGAGCTGCTCGCCCTGGCCGGCGCGCACGACGAGGCCGAGGCCCTGTCCGAAGGGGACGCGAGGACCACGGTGCTGCTCGACCGCCACCTGTCCGCCCTGGCCGTGCTGCCGGGCGAGCAGGTCTACGCGTGGGACGCGGACGGCGCCGCCGACGCGCTGGCGCTGACCGCCGGGCCCGACGGGCACCAAGTCGTACGGGTATCACTGGACACCGGGTTCGTCCCCGCGACCGGAGCCGACCTCACCCGCACGCTGCTGCGTTCCGACGGCCCGATCGACGAGGCCCGGCTCACCCCGGTGGGCCGCCCCCTCTCCGCCGAGGCGCTGCTGCGCTGGGAGGCGCTCGCGCTCACGGTGATCAGCGCGGACATCGTCGGCGTCATGCGCGCCGCCGTGGCCAGGGCCGTCGCCTACACCAAGGAGCGCGTCCAGTACGGCGTGCTGATCGGCTCGTTCCAGGCGGTGCAGCACCTGTGCGCCGAGGCGTACGTGCAGGCGGAGGCGTCGGCGAGCGCGACCAACTACGCGGCCTGGGCCGTGGACGAGCTGGACGTGGCGGAGGCCCTCATGGCGGCCCGCACCGCGAAGACGCAGGCCGCCCTCGTGGCGCGCGAGGTGACCGAGACCGTCATGCAGGTGTTCGGCGGCATCGGCCAGACCTACGAGCACATCGCGCACGTCCACACGCGGCGTGCCCTGACCGACCGCCAGGTCCTCGGCGACGAGGGCGTCCAACTGCCGCGCATCGCCGACGTCCGGCTGACGGGAGAGTGACCATGGACTACCGCGACACCCCCGAGGAGGCGGAGTTCCGCGCGACCCTGCGCGAGTGGCTGAGCGCCACCATCCCCGCCGGCTGGGACAAGATCGAGGACGAGCTGGAGGCGGTCAGGCTCCGCAAGGACTGGCACCGCACCCTCTACCGCGCCGGATACGTCGGGATGAGCTGGCCGGTCGAGTACGGCGGGCGCGGCCTGAGCCCCGTGTACGACGCGATCCTCAACGAGGAGTCGGGCAACCTGGGGGCCCCTCCGCTGCCGTCCGTCGGCTACATCGGCCGTGCCATCTTCATGTACGCCTCCGAGGAGCAGAAGAGGCGGTTCCTGCCGCCGCTGCTGTCCGGCGAGGCGAGCTGGTGCCAGGGCTTCAGCGAGCCGGAGGCCGGGTCCGACCTCGCCTCGCTGCGCACGGCGGCGCGGCTCGACGGGGACCACTACGTGGTCAACGGGCAGAAGATGTGGACCAGCGGCGGCCAGTACGCCGACTGGTGCCTCCTGCTGGCCAGGACCGACCCGGACGTCCCCAAGCACAAGGGCATCTCGGCCTTCCTGGTCTCGATGACCGAGCCGGGGGTCACGGTACGGCCCATCGTGATCGCCAGCGGCGAGGCCGAGACCGCCGAGGTGTTCTGGGACGACGTGCGGATCCCGGTGGAGCAGCGGCTCGGCGCCCCCGGCGAGGGCTGGCGGATCGCGATGACCACGGTGGCCTACGAGCGGGGCCCCGCCGACATCGGGTTCATCGCCAACTACCGGCGCACGCTGCGCAAGGTCGAGGGGCTCGCCGCCGAGCGCGGCCTGCTGGAGAAGGAGGAGGTCCGCAAGGCCCTGGCCCGCGCCTACGTACGCGGCGAGGTGCTGCGCCTCAACTGCATGGAGCAGCTCTCGATGCGGGTCTCCGGGCGGGCGCCGGGCCCCGAGGGTTCGATCGCGAAGCTGCTGTGGGCCGACGCCGAGCAGTCCCTGCAGCACCTGGCCATGGACATTCTCGGCGCCGACGAGATGACCGGCGTCGCCGCCGGCTGGCTCAGCTCCTACTTCACCTCCCGCCCCGTCAGCGTCTACGGCGGGTCGGCCCAGATCCAGAAGAACATCATCGCGCGCATGCTGGACATGCCGCGCTGATCCGCGGGACCTCGGCCGCGCCCGGCCCCTTCTCCGGTCCGGGTGACGGCGCCCCGGCGGGCGCCGGGCTCCCATTTCCGTGATCTTCATGTGGTCGGCGGCACGCAGGCCGTGCCGTATGCGATCACTTCTCTTTCCCATCCCCCAGGGCTCGCGCGGCCCGTCGCGCGCGCCCCTCCTCCCTGAACACCATTCAGTCGCATCGCCCGGCCGAGGAGGCCGCCATGAGATCACGCCACATCCGTCTTTCCGCGATATCGCTCAGCGCCCTGCTCGCGTTCTCCGTGGCCGCGTGCGGCGGCGAAGGGAGCGACGGCGCGTCCGGCGGCAGCGCCGACAAGCCCTTCGTCGTCTACTTCACCGGGGACTACTCCGGTGCGATCTCCACGAACAACGCGAGCCTGGACGCGGGCATCAAGATCGCGGCGGAGGAGCTGAACGCCGCCGGCGGCATCAACGGCCGCAAGGTCGTGGTCGAGACGGCCAACGACCAGAACGACCCGACCAAGGCGGTCAGCCTCCTCCAGCAGCGGCTCTCCTCGGGATCCAAGCCCGACCTGGTCTACCCGGGCGGCTCCAGCGCCGTCTCCCTCTCACTGCTGCCGATCCTGAGCCGACAGAAGATCCTCTCGATCGGCGGCACGGTCAGCACCCTGCTGAACGACCCGAAGAAGTTCCCCTACCACTTCGGGGTCTCCTCACCCGGCAAGGACTACGCGCCCGCGCTGATCCGGACGGCGAAGGAGAAGGGCTACAAGAAGATCGGCATGCTCTACTCCAACGACGCCACGGGCCAGAGCTCGGCCGAGATCTACAAGGCGGCCGTCCAGGGCGCGGGCATGGAGTTCGTCGAGGCCCGCTACGAGGCCACGGCGCTGGACATGACCTCGCAGCTCAACCAGCTCCGCGCGCAGAACCCCGACGCGCTGGTGCTCAACGGGTACGGCACCGCGGCGCTGTACGTGATGCGCAGCCGGGCCCAGATCGGCTGGGACATCCCTGCCTTCTGCGACCAGCTCGCCTCCGGCTTCCCGTACCTGAAGAACCTCAAGACGGACCAGCTCAAGAACGTGTTCGTGGTCGTCTCCAGCGCGACGCTGGAGGACAGCGAGCGTCACCCGAACCTGGGCGCCTTCATCGACGACATCAAGAAGAGTCCGGCGGCCGGCGGCATCGGCAACACCGGCTGGGGGCTCTACGCCACCGGGCACGACGCCCTCGCCGTCGTCGCCTACGCCGCGCAGCAGGCCAAGACCAACGAGTCCGACAAGGTCAAGGCCACGCTGGAGAACCTCCCGCAGCCCTCGGGCGCGCCGCTCTGGTACGCCGCGGGTCCCGCCGGGCAGTACGTGCAGTTCAAGTACTCGCCGGCGAACCACTTCCCGACCACGAGCGAGGAGACCTTCCAGTACGTCCCGCCGGGCGTCTACAACGGCGAAGGCTTCTACGCGCCCGAGAAGGCGTGAGGTCGCGATGACGACCGTATGGGCCGGGCTGGCGACGGGCGCGATCTACTCGCTGATCGCGATCGGGTACAACGTCGTGCTCCTCGCCTCCGGGACGTTCAACTTCGCGCACGCGCAACTCCTGATGGTCGGCACGTTCCTGGCCTACACCGGGGCCGTCACGCTGGGGCTCCCCGTGCTGCCGACCGTGCTGCTCGCGATGATCGGCGTGGCGGCCATCGCGCTCATCGAGGAGCGGATCGCCATCCGTCCGCTCCTCGGCCGCAGCGACAGCCACGGCACGCTGATCACCACGGTCGGCGCCGCCACCATCCTGGACGGGCTCGCCGCGGTCATCTGGGGCAGGGAGCCGCTGACCGTGCCGTCGGTGCTGCCCGACCGGCCGCTCGACCTGCTCGGCGGCACCGTCCGGCCGGTGGACCTGGTGCTGATCGCCTTCACGCTCGTCGTCGGCG containing:
- a CDS encoding branched-chain amino acid ABC transporter permease gives rise to the protein MTTVWAGLATGAIYSLIAIGYNVVLLASGTFNFAHAQLLMVGTFLAYTGAVTLGLPVLPTVLLAMIGVAAIALIEERIAIRPLLGRSDSHGTLITTVGAATILDGLAAVIWGREPLTVPSVLPDRPLDLLGGTVRPVDLVLIAFTLVVGVGLHLWSRHTLTGLASLASAEDRDAASARGINVRLLGVGAFALAGAVAGVFGLLVGARTYAVFDLGHDLALFGFVAIAIGGSGSQLGGLIGGFATGLVYAFAARYIGAAYPQIVVFAAFLLILFLRPRGLFGAALERRV